A section of the Vespa velutina chromosome 6, iVesVel2.1, whole genome shotgun sequence genome encodes:
- the LOC124950110 gene encoding protein tipE — MGAQEEDTKSNKSSAIGGVIPMAKVATLVEKAKFYTSLCLGTTAILAVFAFLFLIPFVVEPAISTILADFSPHAVACITTEHVYAEGLKNCSWASCREGCTSAALRCHQIKVNYTRLPFNQFIKKPIGSVPWDVGDTKFFVNTEGCGYPPRVNCSDFAKKYGYRNIGKIFPCYYSRTHPETVVARYSWDENLKHLVLALVVPIVLFAVSLGVLCYWYCPPVRKTCGGPGRNLIEKYDRKEDILGEDEFEEDEEEY, encoded by the exons ATGGGTGCCCAGGAAGAGGACACCAAATCTAATAAATCGAGTGCCATCGGCGGTGTCATACCGATGGCAAAGGTTGCTACATTGGTCGAGAAGGCTAAATTTTACACGTCTCTCTGTTTGGGCACCACCGCTATTCTCGCGGTCTTTGCTTTTCTATTCTTGATACCGTTCGTCGTCGAGCCAGCGATCTCGACGATTCTTGCGGATTTTTCACCACACGCAGTCGCCTGCATCACTACGGAACACGTTTATGCGGAAGGCTTGAAGAATTGTTCATGGGCGAGTTGTAGAGAAG GTTGCACGAGTGCAGCATTACGATGCCATCAGATCAAAGTGAATTACACGAGGTTACCTTTCAaccaatttataaaaaaaccAATTGGTTCCGTACCGTGGGACGTGGGcgatacaaaattttttgttaacaCGGAAGGTTGCGGCTATCCACCGAGAGTTAATTGTTCCgattttgcaaaaaaatatgGTTATCGTAAcataggaaaaatatttccatgttaTTACAGTAGAACGCATCCAGAAACGGTAGTGGCAAG GTATTCTTGGgatgaaaatttgaaacatCTCGTACTGGCGTTGGTCGTACCAATTGTCTTATTCGCTGTCTCCCTTGGTGTATTATGCTATTGGTATTGCCCACCCGTTAGGAAGACCTGTGGAGGACCTGGTCGAAATCTCATTGAAAAGTACGACCGAAAGGAAGA CATCCTCGGAGAGGACGAGTTtgaagaggacgaagaggagTACTGA
- the LOC124950104 gene encoding uncharacterized protein LOC124950104, with product MPKQVPVENLVIPPQDGRICGTICICQMTAVLSSVALVYLTVAIYMPSTRAFQSGISEVPAMCTTIRAVNADNCEWGSCGEWCLSKTSGPCVQIHVNLRRNGSTILLANCTNTTNKTCYGIDQENAKKSKCIADECRNLTGTFNCSAGTCINITDAFECMFHDTDPPLKCSGRRGKITCIDIDGLFNCNRGTCERIRTPYNCDRRCVDIPTRNKNMILLSGDKVYLSQCERAIDVETNREIWHEDRGDVMMASCYGIFNSTLGVEAVDCINGSVLEKDLLTDLTNFTYLSYLNIFATKPLDETRMVAPPEQDLIIANESRLLINLEGCVNTLRDECKDFLHEYGKDGSDHNARARFPCYYADGNTGIVVSRFNLDTTYKEFLIAFILPSILFIVSCLTLIFCQRTVVVGDDARMRFKGSPGALASIEKSASGNVGDAGGGDSVMAL from the coding sequence ATGCCGAAGCAAGTGCCGGTGGAGAACTTAGTGATACCACCGCAGGACGGTAGGATCTGCGGTACTATCTGTATATGTCAGATGACTGCGGTTTTATCGTCGGTCGCATTGGTCTATCTAACTGTGGCGATATACATGCCGAGTACGCGAGCATTTCAATCGGGTATCAGCGAGGTCCCGGCAATGTGTACGACGATTCGAGCCGTCAATGCTGACAACTGCGAGTGGGGAAGCTGCGGCGAGTGGTGTCTATCGAAAACATCCGGTCCTTGCGTACAAATCCATGTAAATCTTCGACGAAACGGTTCGACGATACTTCTCGCCAATTGTACGAACACAACGAACAAGACTTGTTACGGTATAGATCAGGAAAACGCGAAAAAGTCGAAGTGTATAGCAGATGAGTGTCGAAATCTCACCGGTACGTTTAATTGTTCAGCAGGGACGTGTATAAACATAACCGACGCGTTCGAGTGTATGTTTCATGATACCGATCCGCCGTTAAAGTGTTCCGGTAGACGTGGCAAAATAACTTGTATCGATATAGATGGTCTTTTTAATTGCAATCGCGGTACTTGCGAACGTATAAGAACGCCTTATAATTGCGACCGACGTTGCGTCGACATACCAACTAGAAATAAGAACATGATACTTCTTAGTGGGGACAAGGTTTATCTCAGTCAATGTGAAAGAGCTATAGACGTGGAGACCAATCGAGAGATATGGCACGAGGATCGAGGCGACGTTATGATGGCCTCGTGTTATGGTATATTTAATTCAACCCTTGGCGTTGAGGCTGTCGATTGTATTAACGGATCTGTATTAGAAAAGGATCTTCTTACTGATCTAACCAATTTCACTTATCTCtcctatttaaatatatttgcgACAAAACCCTTGGACGAGACAAGAATGGTGGCTCCACCCGAACAAGATCTCATAATAGCTAACGAGAGTCGTTTGCTTATCAATCTCGAAGGATGTGTTAACACTCTTCGTGATGAGTGTAAAGATTTCCTTCACGAATATGGAAAAGATGGTTCCGATCACAACGCTAGAGCTAGATTTCCTTGTTATTATGCAGATGGTAATACTGGTATCGTCGTGTCACGTTTTAATCTCGACACGACTTATAAAGAATTCTTGATCGCTTTTATACTACCGAGCATACTCTTCATCGTCAGCTGTCTCACGCTGATCTTTTGTCAGCGCACGGTGGTGGTAGGAGACGACGCGAGGATGAGATTCAAAGGTTCACCAGGTGCTCTAGCGTCGATAGAGAAGAGCGCCTCGGGCAACGTAGGGGATGCTGGCGGAGGAGATTCCGTCATGGCGCTCTGA